One genomic segment of Candidatus Schekmanbacteria bacterium includes these proteins:
- the radC gene encoding DNA repair protein RadC: MKDKADIFSSEGHRKRIREKYISGGCAGWHDYELLELLLTYAIPRRDIKPIAKSLVEKFGSLNGVLDAEASELKSIKGIGENCIALLSIIKDIQKIYLQKRLDDKALVTSPKSACDYLMAELKGEKNEKIVVLFLNKGNRPVHTETVQEGTVDRAPLYPRKVVEKALKHHSTAIIVAHNHPGGSLRPSEDDKNITRLLQEALSPLDIKLLDHIIISEKGYFSFREEGLL, translated from the coding sequence TTGAAAGATAAAGCGGACATTTTTTCCTCTGAAGGCCATAGAAAAAGAATAAGGGAAAAATATATTTCAGGTGGCTGTGCAGGATGGCATGATTACGAGTTACTCGAACTTCTCCTTACCTATGCCATACCACGGCGGGATATAAAACCTATCGCAAAATCCCTGGTTGAAAAATTCGGCTCTCTCAATGGCGTGCTTGATGCAGAAGCTTCGGAGCTTAAATCCATTAAAGGCATAGGCGAAAACTGCATAGCTCTATTAAGCATCATCAAGGACATCCAGAAAATTTACCTTCAGAAACGTCTTGATGATAAGGCACTCGTGACTTCGCCAAAGTCTGCCTGCGACTATCTCATGGCAGAGCTTAAAGGGGAAAAAAACGAAAAGATAGTCGTCTTATTTTTGAACAAAGGGAATAGACCTGTCCATACCGAGACAGTGCAGGAAGGTACAGTTGACCGTGCGCCATTATATCCGCGCAAGGTCGTGGAAAAGGCCTTAAAGCATCATTCCACTGCAATCATTGTAGCGCATAACCATCCGGGCGGGAGCCTTCGCCCGTCGGAGGATGATAAAAACATCACACGACTTCTGCAAGAGGCATTGTCGCCTTTGGATATAAAACTGCTTGATCATATCATCATAAGTGAGAAGGGGTATTTCAGTTTTCGAGAAGAAGGTCTGTTGTAG
- a CDS encoding pyridoxamine 5'-phosphate oxidase family protein translates to MRKMTENEMRDFIEEWTWGTIIATDENNKPYAVEVSYGSDGKNIYCGTRPGGKMSKCIRKNPDIIFKICDADKHYIDFRGVSVFAKVEIMSKGEDIMYGIQQIAHKVINVAQRKSMSAEDFEKIGERMAAHPEKSNALRIPIENLTGVIRDLG, encoded by the coding sequence ATGAGGAAAATGACTGAAAATGAAATGAGGGATTTTATCGAAGAATGGACATGGGGGACAATAATCGCAACTGATGAGAACAACAAGCCCTACGCTGTTGAAGTTTCCTATGGCTCGGACGGAAAAAATATTTACTGCGGCACAAGGCCGGGCGGCAAGATGTCAAAGTGTATAAGGAAAAACCCTGACATTATTTTCAAGATCTGCGATGCTGACAAGCACTACATAGACTTCCGCGGAGTATCTGTCTTTGCAAAGGTAGAGATTATGAGTAAAGGGGAAGATATAATGTACGGGATACAACAGATCGCTCACAAAGTAATAAATGTCGCACAAAGAAAGAGCATGTCAGCGGAAGATTTTGAGAAAATAGGTGAAAGAATGGCAGCTCATCCCGAAAAATCAAACGCCCTTCGCATTCCCATAGAGAATCTTACCGGAGTAATACGCGACTTAGGGTAA
- a CDS encoding acyl-CoA dehydrogenase family protein yields MSELKLDFELTEDQKSILQTVKKICKDIIIPRAEEIDKEGKYPWDVKEVFAREGLLALPIPIEYDGLGADLLTVCMVLTEIAKADMSCAMILATNCLAIFPMFHMANDEQKKKYFPRIAAGEILGAVAMSEPEAGSDLANLKARAVKDGDYYVITGEKRWITNAGVADFYSFFARTSDEAKKAKGISTFIVEKDQPGFSLGRKEDKLGARGSVTGDIVLDGYRCHKSMMMGPEGEGFVTAMKSLNMERPVAASMAMGVAEGAYEYARDYAKQRVQFGRPIADFQAIQFMLADMKMQIEASKLLLYTACIKAWNHTPDATLYSSMCKTFVSDTAMKVTVDAVQILGGYGCTREYPVERMMRDAKITQIFAGTNQIQRIVIAREILKD; encoded by the coding sequence ATGAGCGAGCTGAAACTTGATTTTGAACTTACAGAAGACCAGAAATCTATTCTGCAAACCGTAAAAAAGATTTGCAAAGATATCATTATCCCGAGGGCAGAAGAGATAGACAAGGAAGGGAAATACCCGTGGGACGTAAAAGAGGTATTCGCACGTGAAGGGCTACTGGCACTCCCTATACCTATTGAGTATGACGGGCTGGGGGCAGACCTTCTCACTGTCTGCATGGTCCTTACAGAGATTGCAAAGGCTGACATGTCATGCGCCATGATACTTGCCACCAACTGTCTTGCCATATTCCCAATGTTTCACATGGCTAACGACGAGCAGAAGAAAAAATATTTCCCCCGGATAGCGGCAGGTGAGATTTTGGGCGCAGTTGCAATGAGCGAACCAGAGGCAGGCTCAGACCTTGCAAACTTAAAGGCGCGCGCTGTGAAGGACGGCGATTACTATGTGATCACCGGTGAGAAGAGATGGATAACCAATGCAGGGGTCGCTGATTTTTATTCCTTCTTTGCACGCACATCAGATGAAGCAAAGAAAGCAAAAGGGATAAGTACTTTTATAGTGGAAAAAGACCAGCCCGGTTTTTCTCTTGGCAGAAAAGAGGACAAGCTTGGAGCACGCGGCTCGGTGACAGGAGACATAGTCCTTGACGGATACAGATGCCATAAGAGCATGATGATGGGACCTGAAGGAGAAGGTTTTGTTACGGCAATGAAGAGCCTTAACATGGAACGCCCTGTTGCAGCATCAATGGCAATGGGCGTGGCAGAAGGTGCATATGAATATGCCCGCGACTATGCGAAGCAGAGGGTCCAGTTTGGTCGTCCCATCGCAGATTTCCAGGCAATACAGTTCATGCTTGCAGACATGAAAATGCAGATAGAGGCGTCAAAGCTTCTTCTCTACACTGCCTGCATAAAAGCATGGAACCACACACCGGATGCGACGCTTTACTCATCCATGTGCAAGACCTTTGTATCAGACACTGCAATGAAGGTCACCGTTGATGCGGTGCAGATACTCGGCGGTTATGGCTGCACAAGGGAATATCCGGTCGAGCGTATGATGCGCGATGCCAAGATAACCCAGATATTCGCCGGCACCAACCAGATCCAGCGCATAGTGATAGCAAGGGAAATACTGAAAGATTAG
- a CDS encoding CoA-binding protein, with amino-acid sequence MEGQFLDYLFNPQSIALVGASGKEGKLGYFYLKNLLEYKGKVYPVNPNEEEVLGVKCYKSVSAIGAPVDLVVVVVASKFVLDVIKECAETGVKVVLVTTAGFSEAGPDGKALEEEMLRIARNAKMRIVGPNCFGIRNCNAQLNATFSFEASKEPGTISFLTQSGGGGEVIYIQGKDEGLKFSKFMVCGNKSDLDDYEVIDYFGDDPETKIICLFLESIKEGRKFFESTKKVTAKKPVVVCKVGRTEGAARAASSHTAAIAGNFTAYETAFKQAGLITTRNAQEMLDVIKAVDWQPLPQGPKLGIITASGGLGVELTDLSEEAGLSVIELEQHIQDRIKPLIPDFACAKNPVDMTPIWGQFSEVMKKTIEAFYDSANVDIIVPIIVLRATRMIDVLESVRDAILSCQANSKVKKPTYICWVSLKDSLKNKEIFEKAKIPCFEWTGRVARTSSLVYGYAQYLKKLRGE; translated from the coding sequence ATGGAAGGACAGTTCTTAGATTATTTGTTTAATCCGCAGTCAATTGCCCTTGTTGGTGCCTCGGGCAAGGAGGGGAAGCTGGGTTATTTTTATCTTAAAAATCTTCTTGAATATAAAGGGAAGGTTTATCCGGTTAATCCCAATGAGGAAGAGGTGCTTGGTGTAAAATGTTACAAGAGTGTAAGTGCCATCGGGGCGCCAGTTGACCTTGTAGTGGTCGTTGTGGCATCGAAGTTCGTCCTAGATGTTATTAAAGAGTGCGCTGAAACAGGGGTGAAGGTCGTCCTTGTGACTACGGCAGGATTCAGTGAAGCGGGCCCTGATGGAAAAGCCCTCGAAGAAGAGATGCTAAGAATCGCGCGTAATGCAAAGATGAGGATAGTGGGGCCAAACTGCTTTGGCATAAGGAACTGCAATGCACAGCTAAATGCAACATTCTCATTTGAAGCATCAAAAGAGCCGGGAACGATCTCATTCCTTACCCAGAGCGGCGGCGGCGGTGAGGTTATCTATATTCAGGGGAAAGACGAGGGGCTGAAATTCTCCAAATTCATGGTCTGCGGCAACAAAAGCGATTTGGACGACTATGAGGTGATAGATTACTTTGGCGATGATCCGGAAACAAAGATAATCTGCCTTTTCCTTGAATCCATAAAGGAAGGAAGGAAGTTCTTTGAATCTACTAAAAAAGTCACTGCCAAAAAACCTGTTGTTGTCTGCAAGGTAGGAAGGACAGAAGGCGCGGCACGTGCAGCATCATCACATACAGCCGCCATTGCAGGAAACTTCACTGCATATGAAACTGCCTTTAAGCAGGCAGGGCTTATAACAACGCGCAATGCTCAGGAAATGCTTGATGTAATAAAAGCAGTTGACTGGCAGCCTTTGCCGCAGGGTCCAAAGCTTGGAATAATAACAGCTTCAGGCGGTCTTGGCGTTGAACTCACAGATCTCTCAGAGGAAGCGGGACTAAGCGTTATCGAGCTTGAGCAGCATATTCAGGATCGCATAAAGCCGCTTATCCCTGATTTTGCATGTGCAAAGAACCCGGTGGACATGACTCCGATCTGGGGACAGTTCAGCGAGGTTATGAAAAAAACAATTGAGGCTTTCTACGATAGCGCCAATGTTGATATAATAGTTCCAATAATCGTACTTCGTGCAACGAGGATGATTGATGTTTTGGAATCAGTGCGGGATGCAATTCTTTCCTGCCAGGCAAACAGCAAAGTTAAGAAACCTACCTATATATGCTGGGTGAGCTTAAAGGATTCACTTAAGAACAAAGAGATATTTGAAAAGGCGAAGATACCATGTTTTGAATGGACCGGACGTGTTGCAAGGACTTCTTCTCTTGTTTATGGCTATGCCCAGTACTTAAAAAAATTGAGAGGTGAATAA
- a CDS encoding acetate--CoA ligase family protein: MRGEERARRIFSTAREEKRSYVLEYEVKEILKGYDIDVTKEVVCKTVDEAVQVAKNIGFPIVLKIVSTEVVHKSDSGGVKLGIKSEEELKAEFDKMLALYSGKFSAEALKGISVQEMVSGEEVIIGVLKDSQFGHMMMVGMGGVFVEVFKDVAYRLAPITEAEAMEMLKELKGFRLLDGYRGRKPANVKSLCETLSRVSTALEELPEIKEMDLNPVFVNDKRAVIADGRIFI; the protein is encoded by the coding sequence ATGCGTGGAGAAGAGAGAGCGAGACGGATATTTTCAACAGCGCGTGAAGAGAAACGCTCATATGTACTTGAGTATGAGGTAAAAGAGATTCTCAAGGGATATGATATAGATGTAACGAAAGAAGTTGTCTGCAAGACAGTGGACGAAGCCGTACAGGTGGCGAAGAACATAGGGTTTCCCATCGTGCTTAAAATAGTTTCCACCGAGGTTGTGCATAAGAGCGATTCCGGCGGAGTTAAACTTGGGATAAAGAGCGAAGAAGAGCTCAAAGCTGAATTCGATAAAATGCTAGCACTTTACAGCGGAAAGTTTTCAGCCGAGGCGCTAAAGGGTATCTCAGTTCAGGAAATGGTTTCAGGAGAAGAGGTAATAATTGGAGTGCTAAAAGATTCGCAGTTCGGCCACATGATGATGGTAGGTATGGGAGGAGTTTTCGTAGAAGTGTTTAAGGATGTGGCATACAGGCTTGCCCCGATCACCGAGGCAGAAGCAATGGAAATGTTAAAAGAGCTTAAGGGATTCAGGCTCCTTGACGGATACAGGGGGAGAAAACCTGCAAATGTTAAGAGTCTCTGCGAGACGCTCTCTCGCGTATCAACAGCGCTTGAAGAACTCCCTGAAATAAAGGAGATGGATTTAAATCCTGTTTTTGTCAATGACAAAAGGGCAGTGATAGCTGACGGCCGCATTTTTATCTGA
- a CDS encoding UbiD family decarboxylase has product MSTYNDLRDFIKILEEKDELKHITKEVSWDEEAAAVFIKSAKKNNRALIFDKVKDSKFPLIIGTLASPERIKLAIGKSGEGFDDFVDKVLNTKRDDFPATTVASAPCQEVVITGDDVDLLSLPIPKFNEKEGGRYITAGVSISYDPETGARNAGVYRMMARDKNELNVNFGFPNRHLLMHAKKSQKMGKPLQVAIALGCDPAVWLCAAMPLPASYDEVNQAGAIKGKGIEMVKGKTIDINVPATAEIILECEMDISVMKPEGPYNDFQGYYTRVKDNYVIKVKAITHRKGAIFETSMTGAVPEGEMEVYRHLLLSQQKVQLKKVIPQVEAMTFDAASMGHIYIVSVRNKRPFMANQIGSAILSFPWSNMVKMVIVVDNDIDIFDPAQVMWAIATRVDFEKDVTLLPNMPGASFDVGTGGRKGVSKMILDATMKLEDEGYPGKFPEAGRQSAKIVQFVRDNWKSYGLD; this is encoded by the coding sequence ATGAGCACTTATAATGATCTCAGAGATTTTATAAAAATTCTGGAAGAGAAGGATGAGCTTAAGCACATAACAAAAGAAGTGAGCTGGGACGAAGAAGCCGCCGCGGTTTTTATAAAATCAGCAAAGAAGAATAACAGGGCCCTCATATTTGATAAAGTAAAAGACTCAAAGTTTCCTCTCATCATAGGCACGCTTGCATCGCCTGAAAGGATAAAGCTTGCAATCGGAAAAAGCGGAGAGGGCTTTGATGATTTTGTGGATAAAGTTCTAAATACCAAGAGAGATGACTTCCCTGCAACAACTGTCGCAAGCGCGCCTTGCCAGGAGGTTGTTATCACTGGTGATGATGTTGATCTCCTCTCGCTTCCTATTCCTAAGTTTAACGAGAAGGAAGGGGGGCGCTATATCACGGCAGGCGTTTCGATAAGCTATGATCCTGAGACCGGCGCACGTAATGCCGGCGTTTACCGCATGATGGCAAGAGATAAGAACGAGCTCAATGTCAATTTCGGATTCCCCAACAGGCATCTTCTTATGCATGCCAAGAAAAGCCAGAAGATGGGAAAGCCCCTTCAGGTTGCCATTGCATTAGGGTGTGATCCGGCTGTCTGGCTTTGTGCTGCAATGCCGCTTCCTGCAAGCTATGACGAGGTCAATCAGGCAGGCGCGATAAAAGGAAAAGGCATTGAGATGGTAAAGGGGAAGACTATTGATATCAATGTCCCAGCCACTGCGGAAATTATCCTTGAATGCGAGATGGACATCTCTGTCATGAAGCCTGAAGGTCCTTACAATGATTTTCAGGGCTATTACACAAGAGTAAAAGATAACTATGTCATCAAAGTTAAAGCTATTACACACCGCAAGGGCGCGATTTTTGAAACAAGCATGACAGGTGCAGTCCCTGAAGGCGAGATGGAAGTTTACCGCCATTTGCTTTTAAGCCAACAGAAAGTACAGTTGAAAAAAGTGATACCGCAGGTCGAGGCAATGACATTCGATGCGGCGAGCATGGGGCATATTTATATAGTTTCAGTGCGCAACAAAAGACCATTCATGGCTAACCAGATAGGCAGTGCCATCCTTTCGTTCCCGTGGAGCAACATGGTTAAGATGGTGATCGTTGTTGACAATGACATAGATATCTTTGACCCTGCCCAGGTCATGTGGGCGATTGCCACAAGGGTTGATTTTGAAAAGGATGTCACACTTCTTCCCAATATGCCGGGTGCAAGCTTTGATGTCGGCACAGGCGGAAGAAAAGGCGTAAGCAAGATGATACTTGATGCCACCATGAAGCTTGAAGATGAAGGCTATCCGGGCAAATTCCCCGAGGCAGGAAGACAGTCAGCGAAGATAGTGCAATTCGTAAGAGATAACTGGAAGTCCTACGGTCTGGATTGA